The Patescibacteria group bacterium genomic interval AAAAAATCACCGAAGCGGTCATTACCGTACCGGCTTATTTTGACGACGCCCAGCGCCAAGCCACCAAGGACGCCGGTGAAATCGCGGGCTTAAAAGTCTTGCGCATCATCAATGAACCGACCGCGGCGGCTTTGGCTTACGGTTTTGAAAAGAAAAAGGGCCAGCAGATCGCCGTTTACGATTTGGGCGGCGGCACTTTTGATATTTCCATCCTTGATGTCTCCGCCGACACCGTAGAAGTCAAATCCACTAACGGCGACACTCATTTAGGCGGTGATGATTTTGATTTGAAAATCATGAATTGGATTATTGATGAATTCAAAAAACAAGAAGGCATTGATTTATCCAAGGATGTTACGGCTTTGCAACGCGTCAAGGAAGCGGCCGAAAAAGCCAAGATTGAACTTTCCACGCAAATGGAAACGGAAATCAATCAGCCCTTCATCACTATGGGCGCTGACAGCTCTCCCAAACACTTGAACATCCGCGTCAGCCGTTCCCAATTGGAATCCCTGGTCGGCGGTTTAGTTGAACAGACCTTTGAACCGGTCAAAAAAGCTTTAGCCGACGCCAATATGTCCGCTAAGGATATAGAAGAAATCGTCATGGTCGGCGGCATGACCCGCATGCCCTTAGTTCAGAAAAAGGTTGAGGAATTCTTCGGCAAAAAACCCAATATCTCCGTCAATCCTGATGAGGTTGTGGCCTTGGGCGCGGCCGTACAAGCCGGCGTATTGCAAGGTGATGTCAAAGACGTCTTACTGCTTGATGTTACTCCTTTGACTCTGGGACTGGAAACTTTAGGCGGCGTTATGACGCCGTTAATTGATAGAAATACTACCATCCCGACTTCCAAAAGCCAGATATTCTCCACTGCGGCCGATAATCAGCCGGGCGTGGAAATCCATGTCTTGCAAGGCGAGCGCCCTATGGCTACTGATAACAAGACTTTGGGCAGATTCATGTTGGATGGTATTCCGCCGGCGCCTCGCGGCGTGCCACAGATTGAAGTAACTTTTGATATTGACGCCAATGGTATCTTGAATGTCAAAGCGCAGGACAAGGCCACCAGCCGCGAACAAAAGATCACCATTACCGCCTCTTCCGCCCTATCTAAAGAGGATATTGAGAAGATGAAAAAAGATGCGGAACTCAACGCTGAAGCTGATAAACAGAAACGCGAATTGATTGATTTGAAAAACCAAGCCGAATCCTTGGTCTTCACCTGCGAAAAAACCCTGAGAGACGCGGGTGATAAAGTATCGGCCGATGACAGGAAGAATGTAATGGATAAAGTTGAAGACTTAAAGAAGGCCAAAGACGGAACAGATAAGGATTTGATCAAAAAAAACTATGACGCCTTATCCGAGACTATCCAAAAAATCGGCGCGGCCATGTACCAGCAACAAGCCGGGCCGTCCAACGGTACCAGAGCCACCGAGGCAGAATCGCCCCAAGGCGCTGCCGAAGCCGGAACTGCGGGTGAACCGGTAGAAGCGCAATATGAGGAAGTCAAGAAATAACAGATAGTTTTATAACGTTAAGCTGTCGAAAATTTTCGACAGCTTTCGTGATGAAAGTATTAAAAAACCCCGAACGAGTCGGGGGTACGAGTAATTTTATTTAGCCGGTATCATTACTTTTCTTCTGCTGATTGATCTGACTGAAAAACTGTCCGACGGCGTTTTCGCTATAATCAAGAGCGAAAGCGGGAATCAGCAGAATAATGAACAACGCCGGCAACCATCCTGGGGTGATGAAAGCCAGGCAAAGGCAAGCAATTGTCCGAGGCAACAGCGCCCCCAAGCCAAGCAACAGCAACAACCCTAAGACTTGCAGTAAGTACAACATAACTCCCTCCTTTCCTGAGTCAGCCGTTTTAATTCTTCACTGCCGACAAACTCTGCTTGTGATCCCTGGAGCCATTTTTATAACCCAACAGAAACTGAGGATTCCTCAGCTTTACTCTTAGGTAAAATCTGTCTATTCCCTTATAGCCGAATACCCAACCTTGACTGTAATCATCTATTTTCTTTCCTCTGTCTTTCGCCCAAAATAGGGTCTTGCCTCCTCCATCTGGATCAATATACTCGGGACAATCCTGGTGGTGTCCATTTTTATCCGCTGTACCGCAAAAATAACACTTAACAACAGCCCCTGCTTCGACATTCTGTTCCGGCATCGTTTTCCTCCTTTTTATTATTGCCTATGGTAATCTTTAATGTGCTTGGTATAATACCAAACATTATACTAAAAAAATAAAAAAGTCAAAATAATAATCTATGGGTCATATTACCGCCAAAGAATATCTGGATTTGCAAAAACGCCTGGATGAAAGCGTGCAAGGCGCACCGCCGTCAGATGCCTTGTATCGCATTTTAGAATTGATTTTTACCAAACAGGAAGCCGAGCTGGCTTCAGTTTTGCCATTACAGCTGTTCACTTCAAAAGAAGCGGCCAAGCGTTGGCAGATGACTGCCGAAGAAGCCGAGAAAATCCTCGGGCAACTGGCGGAAAAGGGCGTGATTTTTGATTCTCAAAAAGGCGATAAAACCCTTTACTGCCTAGCGCCGACCATGGCTGGCTTTTTTGAATTCTCCCTTATGCGCAATGACGGTAAATTCGATCGCGAAGCGCTCTCCAAAGCTTTCTATGAATACATTAATGTCAAAGACGATTTCGTCAAGCAGGTTTTGGGCATTAGCCCGGCCATCGCCCGGGTCTTTGTCCATGAAACAGCCCTGCCTCCGGAGAGTCACAAAGAAATTTTGGATTATGAGCGGGCCTCGGCTGTCATTAAAACCGCCAGCTGTATCACTGTCGGCACCTGCTATTGCCGGCATAAAATGGAACACGTCGGCAAGGCCTGTGATATGCCTCAGGACGTCTGCCTGACTTTTAATTCTTGCGCGGAGAATTTGTCCAAACGCGGCATCGCCAAAAAAATCTCTACCGAGGAAGGTTTAGCCATATTGGATAAATGTATTGGCTTGGGCTTAGTGCAAATAGGCGATAACATCCAGGCCGGAGTCAGTTTTATTTGCAATTGTTGCGGCTGTTGCTGTGAGGCCATTCTGGCCGCCAAACGCTTGGGCAATTATGACGACTTCAGAAGCAACTACTTGGCCGTTAATGAACATGAAAACTGCAACGGTTGCGGTGTTTGCGTCAAGCACTGCCCCTTTGAAGCGATAACACTGGTAGAGAAAAACGGCAAAAAAGTGGCTGAAGTTGATCCGACCAAATGCGTCGGTTGCGGCGTTTGCACCAGATTTTGCGGTAAGAAAAGCTTATCGCTCAAACGACGTGAAGATTTGAAGTATGTGCCGTTTAATACCGTGGAACGGGTAGTGGTAGCGGCTATAGAGGAGGGCAAACTGCAAAACTATATTTTTGACAACGCCACTCTTTGGACTCATCGCTCCTTAAGAAAATTCCTCGGCATAATCTTTGCCTTGCCACCGGCCAAGCGCGCCTTGGCCAACCGCCAATTGCAATCAAAATTCTTCAGAGCGATCAACAAAAAAGCAATGAGAGAGAGCTACAAAAAACTATACCGAGAAGGCGAGCAATCCGCCGCTTCAAAAAAATAATTGACATAACTGTTATTCTCGGCTTAATTAAGAATTCAAAACACAATTATTTTCATGATTAATTTAACCAACCAATATGTCCGAACAAAACCAGCCATTAGAAATCAAAATAGCTGACAACTCAGCCGGCGGAGAATATGCTAACGCCATGCAAGTGGTGCATAGCAAAGACGAATTCATCCTGACTTTCTTAAACATCGTCCCGCCCAGCGGCCGCGTCTGCGCCAAAATCATCTCCAGTCCCGGCCATTGCAAACGCATGATCGCCGCCTTGAATGACAACCTAAAAAAGTACGAGGAAAAATTCGGTGCCATCACTGAAGCGGAAAGTCCCAAAGAAGAAATCGGCTTTAAGGCTTAAGTTCTAAATAGATAATTCTAAAAACATGGCTCAAGACTATTATAAAACTCTCGGCATAGACAAATCCGCCTCGGCGGATGAGATTAAGCGCGCCTTCCGCAAGCTGGCTCATGAGTATCATCCCGATAAAAAAACCGGCAACGCAGAAAAGTTTAAAGAGATCAATGAAGCCTACCAGACGCTTAGCAATGAAGGCAAACGCCGGCAATACGATCAATTCGGCCAAGCCTTCACCGGCGCCGGCCCCCGGCCTGGTAGCGGGCATTATGGCGGTAATCCTTTCGGCCAGGGTTTTAACGGCTTCAATCAAGGCAATGTCAATTTTGATTTCGGCGATGTCGGCGATTTAGGCGACATCTTTGGCAGTTTTTTCGGTGGCGCGACTGGCGGTCGCCAAACTCCCCGACGCGGCGCCGATTTGCAAACTGAACTGATCATTGATTTCAAAGAAGCCGTTTTCGGCGCAGAAAAAACCATTGAACTCAATAAACAAGTTGTCTGCGATACTTGCAACGGCACCGGCGCTGAACCGGACAGCAAAGTCAATGCTTGTAAAACCTGTAACGGCCACGGCCGCGTCATCCGGGCGCAACAGACTTTCCTGGGAACAATCCAAACAGAAGCGACTTGTCCTGATTGCCAAGGTGCCGGCCAAGTGCCGGAAAAAAAATGCCATAAATGCCATGGCAACGGGCATATTAGGGGCAATGAAAAAATAAAAATAACTATTCCGGCAGGCATTGATGATGGCCAATCCTTACGCCTCTCGGGCCAAGGCGAGGCCGGAGAAAAAGGCCAGTCCGGCGACTTGCTGGTTCGCATTCGCGTCCGGCCTCATCCTAAATTCCACCGCGACGGCTTTAATATTTATTCCTCCCATCACCTCTCAATCAAGCAAGCTGTTTTGGGCGATAAAGTAGAGATAGAAACCATTGACGGCTTAATCAATTTAAGAATACCCGAGGGAACCCAAGGTCAAACCAAATTCAAACTGCCGGGCAAAGGCGTGACACATCTCAATTCCCGCGGACGCGGCGATCAGATAGTTGAAGTCATAGTGGACATCCCCAAAAACCTCGGACGTCAGCAGAAAAAAATACTAGAACAATTAGACATATAATTATGCTTATCTATTTACTACTTTTCGTTTACCTTATTTTTCTCGCGGCTTGCGCCGTTTTCGGTATCTCCATCCTGATCGGCCTAGTTATGACCAAGGGCGTGCCATTTGTTTCCACTCCATGCTACGACCTAGAAAAAATCTGCGAGGTCGCAGAGCTTAAGCCGGGAGAAAAGATTTTTGACTTGGGTTGTGGCAAAGCCAACCTGTTGACGATCGCCGCCAAAAAATTCGGCGCCCAAGGCACGGGTTACGAATTATCGCTCTGGCCTTACTTTTGGGGTTGGTGGCGCATCAAGATTATCCGCGCCGATGTCACTTTAAAGATGCAAGATTTTCTCAAAGCCGACTTATCCCAAGCCGATGTAATCTTCTGCTATCTCTTCCCTGAAGTGATGGACAAATTGGAAGAAAAATTCAAAACCGGATTAAAACCGGGAGCACGCGTCGTCTCCTACACCTTCAAACTGCCCAATATCCAACCGGCTAAAACGGTTATGGGGCAAGAAAGAAATAATTGGTTTGATCGTCATTTGAGAACCAGCGGAAAAATTTATCTTTATCAATTTTAATCCAGAAAATGTAAGCGATTAAAAAACTAATTAATGATTGACAAAAGGCAAAATATTTATTAAACTGATTTAACTTAAATTAAATTAAAACACATGATAGTCAACATCGCTAAACAGCCGAAATCACAAGTAGAAATCTCCGTTGAACTGACACCGGCGGAACTTTTGCCATACCTGAAAAAAGCGGCGGAAAAAATCTCTGCAGACAAGCCAGTTGAAGGCTTCCGCCCCGGTAAAGCCCCCTACGAAGTCATTATCAAAAAGTATGGCGAGATGGCCGTCCTGTCTGAAGCTGTTGACGATATAATCTCCAAAACCTATTATCAGGCGATTAAAGACAACAATCTGACAACTATCGGCCAACCTCAAATTGATTTGGAAAAAATGGCGCCGGAAAATCCTTTCAGTTATAAAGCTACGGTAGCGATCCTGCCGCAAGTGAAAATCGGCGACCTGACAAAAATCAAACTAAAAAAAGAACCGATCGTTATCACCGATGAACAGGTGCAAAAAATCATTGAAGAAATCCGCAAAATGCGCGGGCAAGAAGAAAAAACCGCTAAAGTGGCCGAGAAGGGCGATTTGGTAAAACTTGATTTTGATGTTTTCCGCGACGGCGTACCCATTAACCAGGGGAGCGCCAAAAATTACCCGCTGACATTAGGTGAGGATAAATTCATTCCCGGCTTTGAAGCTAACGTCATCGGTCTGAAGGCCGGCGAGAAGAAAGAATTCACTCTAAATTTTCCGGAAAAGTATTTTGAAAAGTCCTTAGCCGGAAAACCGGCGGAATTTAAAATTAAAATCAACGAGGTGGCAAAAATTATCCTGCCCGAAGCCAATGACGAACTGGCCAAAATGGTCTCCGGCGGAAAATTCGGCACTTTGGAAGAATTGAAAAAAAATATCAAAGAGAATCTACAACTGGAAGAACAAGCCAAGCAGGATCGCCGATTGGAGATCGAACTGTTGGAAGAAGCGGTCAAGTTGAGTGAGTTTGATGAACTGCCGGAAATCCTGGTTCACGAAGAAATCCATCGGATGTTGCATGAGTTGGAAGATAGCCTGAGTCGCCAAGGCTTGGATCTTAACAATTACTTGCAGTCCCTGAAAAAAACCGAGGAAGAAATGGAAAGAGAAATGGAACCGCAGGCAGTCATTAGAGTCAAGACGGCCGTCTTATCCCGCGAAATTTACCAACAACATAAATTTGAGGTTACGCCCGATGAAGTGGACAAGGAAATTGAAGAACTGCTTAAGAATTACCCGCCCAATCCCGACGTAAAAAAGCAATTGACAAGCGAGACCTACCGCGATTATCTCAAGAATTCCTTAGGCAACCGCAAAGTGATGGAATACTTAAAAAAAATAGTTATTAAAGATTAAATTCACCCCGTTAAATAATCATAAATTTTAAAATTTATGATTAAGATTTGATCTCGATTGAATCTTCAGGGGCAAACGATGAAATAAATAATATAATAAGATTAGTGATTAACCATTCAAATCTTATTTAACAGGGTAAATATGATCAATGCCATCAAAAAACGCCGGGCCGTCCGCGACTATCTTAATAAATCAGTCGGCGACGACAAGATTCAGGAGTTATTGAACGCCGCCGCTTGCGCGCCCTCGGCCAACGCCCTCTACCCCTGGGAACTGGTTATTGTTGAGGATCACGCCGTTAAGGAAATGTTATCCAAAACCACGCCCTGGGCTACTTTTGCCAAAGAGGCGGCGGTGATTATTGCGGTTGTCGGGCACAAAAACGAAAGCCCGGAATGGATTGAGGATTGTTCTATTGTCGCCGAACACTTATGGCTGGAAGCGACGGAGCAGGGTCTGGGCGCCTGTTGGATCCAAATCCGCAATCAAGGCAAGGCTGATGATAACGTCAAATCAATCCTAAATATTCCCGGCCAACATAGCGTCTTATGCTTAATGGCTATCGGCGTGCCGGCCAAGACTTTAACCGCTCACGACACATCAGCCGTGGACAAAGACAAATTTAAATTTGAAAAATATAAATGAAAATAAAAATACTCCCGATTAACAAGTTGGGAGTATTTTTATGTAAAATTAAATAAAAAAATTTTGGTATAATAAAGCAGTTATCCTGTGGACAAAGGTATTGACAAAATATTAATCATGTGCTATAATGACATATTGGATTAGAAATGTCTCTAAACCATAAAAGCACTTAACATAAACGGAGGATAGAGAAATGGCTTATTTTCTACTGCTATTGCTCGTACTGTTGATGGCGTTTGCAATGGTTATGGTATTATTGGGAGTAATTTGCGGCGTCGCCTTGTTTTTAACAGGAGTAACAATATTATTCACTTGCGGAAAAAGTTACATAGGCAGTTTCTTATGGTACACGAAAAATTCAGCGATATCATTGGCTATTGCCTTAGCGGGATTAATGATAATTCAGACGAGCGGCTGGATAATAAATAAACATCAAGAACGCCTACAAAGAACGCCGGAATACCAAGCGGCGGTAAAAAGCAACGCAGAAGCATTAGATCGTTTTCTTTCCTGCGAACCAATGAAAAAGGAGGAAATGTGGTGGGTTGAGCAATACAACACCTACCCTAACCGTGACTCGACTATGGCTTGCCTTAGGACATACCGGGAAACGCTTGAGAAGCACTTCGGCCCCTGCCCTGATACCAACCAGGATTGGGAAAAATATTTTGACGAGAGGGTGTGGCCGGTGTTGTACAATGACGTCAAAATGGTGTATTGTCCGCAATCGCCTCCGGTCGCCGAAGCAGTCCCGTAATCCCGTTTACTTCGTACAAAAACGCCCCGCCAGGATCATCCTCGCGGGGCGCATTATTTTCTATGTTTTTTTCCGTCTTTTTTTCTTTTTCTCCTCCTTCAATATTGCCATGGTGGTCTTCACTACCGTATCGGGGTTTAAGGAAATACTGTCAATACCCAACCCGACCAAAAATCTGGCAAAATCCGGATAATCTGATGGCGCTTGGCCACAGATACCGATTTTCCGTCCCGAGGCCTTGGCTACTTTGATTACAATAGCTAATAATCGTTTGACTGCTTCATTATTCTCATCATAAACATCAGCCACTAATTGTGAATCGCGATCCACGCCCAAAGTCAACTGAGTCAGATCATTGGAACCGATGGAAAAGCCATCAAAAATCTCAGCGAACTCCTCAGCCAGAATCACGTTAGAAGGAATTTCACACATCACATAAATTTCCAATCCGTTATGGCCTTGCTTAAGGCCGTTTTTTTCCATTATTTTAATCACCTTTTTCCCTTCTTCCACGGTACGACAGAAAGGCACCATTATCTTAATGTTTTTCAACCCGAACTCTTCGCGCGCTTTCTTAAATGCCAGACACTCCAACACAAAGGCCTTCTCATACTGCGGAGCATAATACCGGGAAGCTCCGCGCCAGCCGATCATCGGGTTGCTTTCTTCTGGCTCAAATTGCTTGCCGCCGATCAGGGTGGCATATTCGTTTGATTTAAAATCAGACAAGCGGATAATCACATCTTTAGGATAAAAAGCGGCGGCGATCATACCGATACCTTCGGCCAGCTTGTCAACAAAAAATTGCGGCTTCTTCGGATAATTGACGGTTATTTCGGCGATCTCGGCTTTGGCCTTCTGGTCTTTGATTTTGGAATAATTTAGAAGTGCCAAAGGATGGACCTTGATGTAATTGGCGATGATAAATTCTTCGCGCGCCAGGCCTACGCCGTCATTGGGTAAGAAAGAAAATGACAAAGCGGCGTAAGGATTGCCGACATTCATCATGATTTTCGTCTTGGGGCGAGACAAGTGTTTCAAATTGGTGCGCCTAACCTTAAACGGCACCAAACCGGCATACACTTTGCCGATTTCTCCCTCGGCGCAAGACACGGTTACGGCTTGGCCGGTTTTTATTTTCTTGGTCGCTACGCTGGCGCCCACTACGCACGGCACGCCCAGTTCCCGCGAAACAATCGCGGCATGGCAAGTCCTACCGCCTTCGTTAGTAACAATAGCGGCGGCGCTTTTCATAAATGGTTCCCAATCCGGATCGGTCATATCGGCCACCAACACCTCACCGGCCTTAAAATCATTCAACTCCGACACCTTTTTGATTACGCGCGCCTGGCCACTGCCGATCTTCACCCCGACGCTGGAACCGGTAAATAATAACTTGCCATTGCCGGCCATTACATATTCTTCCAATAAATTCGGATTCTTATTGCTGGCAATAGTCTCGGGCCGAGCCTGAACGATATATAATTTGCCGGTACGTCCGTCTAAAGCCCATTCAATGTCCATGGGTCGCTTGTAATGCTTTTCTATTACCACTGCCCATTTAGCCAATTGCAGGATTTCCTCATCTGTCAAAACGTATTTCTCCTGTTGAAGCAAAGGCACAGCCACCGAGCGTGTCGGCCGGATGGGATTATCGGAATAAACCAATTTTTTGTTCTTATCGCCGACCTGCTTGGAAACAATCGGCTTGAAACCCTGAGCCAAAGTATTCTTGAATATATAGTATTCGTCCGGATTGACTGTTCCCTTAACTACAAATTCACCTAAACCATAGGCGGCATTGATCAAAATAACATTAGGATTGCCGCTTTCCGTATCAATGGTAAACATTACGCCGGCGGAGCCCAAATCGGAACGCACCATCTTCTGCACTCCGACTGAAAGCAAAACCGCCTCGTGTTTGAATTTATAGTCAAGACGATAAGAAATGGCGCGTTCAGAAAACAGCGAAGCGAAACAGCGTTTGATCGCCAAATATAATTCTTGCTCACCCCTGATATTCAAATATGATTCTTGTTGGCCGGCAAAAGAAGCATTGGGCATATCCTCGGCTGTGGCCGAAGAACGCACTGCTACGTCAGTATTGGCAACACCATACTGCTTGGATAATTTTTTGTATGCTTGAGAAATTTCCGTTTTTAATTCTTGAGGCAAATCAGCAGTCAAAATCATTTTCTTGACTGTAGCTGATTTCTTGGCCAAATTCCTATCAGTCGCCCCCTTAAGCTCGGCATAAATCGCCCGCTTGATTTTGGCGCCGGCTAAAAACTTATTATAAGCCTGGGCCGTAACGGCAAAACCATTCGGTATGGTAACACCACGGCCAGACAAATTACGATACATTTCGCCTAAGCTGGCGTTCTTACCACCGACTTTGCCGACGTCTTTCATCGTCAGCTCCTTAAACCAAAGGATGTTTTTTTGCATTTTCATACCTCCTAATTTTTGATTTGATACTTTAATTATACTCCCAAAAAAATAATTACGCATTATCTCTGGCAATATTCTAATCTTAACGTCTTGACTACTACGATTTTTTATGATATGATCAATTATCAAAGTTCTTTGACAAAAGATAATATGCAGAATCATACGCATCGCCGAATAATCGGCAAAAGGAGAAAAATGCCATGTTTATTGAGTACTGCTTGGCTTATCTGGTCCCATTAATCGCCCTATCCAGCTATCTGCTTATCGGTTGTGCCAGCCACTTCAGCGTCTTCATGCCGGCGGGAACGGCGCTTAATGATAACTATCATTCATTGACGCGTTGGGAAAGGATTATTTACACTCTGGCTTGGCCAGTCTATTTTTCCATCGACCGTGTCGGCCAAAGATTATCATTTATGGCTCGAGCCGTCTCCTGCATCATTATTATGGTAATTATCCTTGATCTGACTCAGTGGAAGATAGCGTCCTTGGATCCAAGCCAAATCGAGCAGACTTCCTTAGCAACCGATCCGCAATTGAATGAAGTGCAAAAAATCATTAACGACCTGTCAATCATTTATACTGATTGGGATAAAATTGCCATGGCTTCCTTAGGAAAAAATCAGGAGGCCTCCGTGATCATGCCGGAACACATACTGGCTCCATCGGCCGAACAGATCGCCGCCACTGTCCATCATCCTCTGCAAGCGCGTACTATTGTTTTCTGCTACCAACTGCAAAACGGCTTGATAGCCGACAATTCACCGCCCAGTTTCAGCCAAATTCATTATTCCCGACGGCCGTTAGATGATTACGGTGCCGCAGTTGTTGCCGCTTATGTTCTAAAACACTGCGGTTATGAACCGTATATCCTATGCCTTAAAACCTCTTGGAAAACTTTCTTATTCCGACCGCTGAAAAGCTCCATCACTAAAGTCTACCTATACAAACAAGATGGAAAGTTCGGCTACATCTCCTTGCTGGGCATCAGCGAACCGAAGTTCTCCACCATTAAAGAACTGGCTCGCGAGTTGTCAAAAAAAATGCAGGTGAACTACACTCAATACTTTTTGTTTGATCTTAATGTCGCTTGTCCGGGATGGGAAAGACATAATCCGGGCATCCGAGGCTGTGAAATTTGGCGAAATTTGTAAACCTTAACCAAAAGGAGAAAAACTATGTCGGAAGATGCGCATCCAACCCCTGATCTGACCC includes:
- the dnaK gene encoding molecular chaperone DnaK → MSKILGIDLGTTNSCMAVIEGGQPKVLENKEGARTTPSIIAQTKAGERLVGIAAKRQAVTNPTSTLFSIKRLIGRAFTDSEVQRDITLMPFKIVKAGNGVKIEMGDKEYSPQEISAMTLTKLKEDAEAKLGEKITEAVITVPAYFDDAQRQATKDAGEIAGLKVLRIINEPTAAALAYGFEKKKGQQIAVYDLGGGTFDISILDVSADTVEVKSTNGDTHLGGDDFDLKIMNWIIDEFKKQEGIDLSKDVTALQRVKEAAEKAKIELSTQMETEINQPFITMGADSSPKHLNIRVSRSQLESLVGGLVEQTFEPVKKALADANMSAKDIEEIVMVGGMTRMPLVQKKVEEFFGKKPNISVNPDEVVALGAAVQAGVLQGDVKDVLLLDVTPLTLGLETLGGVMTPLIDRNTTIPTSKSQIFSTAADNQPGVEIHVLQGERPMATDNKTLGRFMLDGIPPAPRGVPQIEVTFDIDANGILNVKAQDKATSREQKITITASSALSKEDIEKMKKDAELNAEADKQKRELIDLKNQAESLVFTCEKTLRDAGDKVSADDRKNVMDKVEDLKKAKDGTDKDLIKKNYDALSETIQKIGAAMYQQQAGPSNGTRATEAESPQGAAEAGTAGEPVEAQYEEVKK
- a CDS encoding 4Fe-4S dicluster domain-containing protein, whose amino-acid sequence is MGHITAKEYLDLQKRLDESVQGAPPSDALYRILELIFTKQEAELASVLPLQLFTSKEAAKRWQMTAEEAEKILGQLAEKGVIFDSQKGDKTLYCLAPTMAGFFEFSLMRNDGKFDREALSKAFYEYINVKDDFVKQVLGISPAIARVFVHETALPPESHKEILDYERASAVIKTASCITVGTCYCRHKMEHVGKACDMPQDVCLTFNSCAENLSKRGIAKKISTEEGLAILDKCIGLGLVQIGDNIQAGVSFICNCCGCCCEAILAAKRLGNYDDFRSNYLAVNEHENCNGCGVCVKHCPFEAITLVEKNGKKVAEVDPTKCVGCGVCTRFCGKKSLSLKRREDLKYVPFNTVERVVVAAIEEGKLQNYIFDNATLWTHRSLRKFLGIIFALPPAKRALANRQLQSKFFRAINKKAMRESYKKLYREGEQSAASKK
- a CDS encoding DUF3467 domain-containing protein, giving the protein MSEQNQPLEIKIADNSAGGEYANAMQVVHSKDEFILTFLNIVPPSGRVCAKIISSPGHCKRMIAALNDNLKKYEEKFGAITEAESPKEEIGFKA
- the dnaJ gene encoding molecular chaperone DnaJ — its product is MAQDYYKTLGIDKSASADEIKRAFRKLAHEYHPDKKTGNAEKFKEINEAYQTLSNEGKRRQYDQFGQAFTGAGPRPGSGHYGGNPFGQGFNGFNQGNVNFDFGDVGDLGDIFGSFFGGATGGRQTPRRGADLQTELIIDFKEAVFGAEKTIELNKQVVCDTCNGTGAEPDSKVNACKTCNGHGRVIRAQQTFLGTIQTEATCPDCQGAGQVPEKKCHKCHGNGHIRGNEKIKITIPAGIDDGQSLRLSGQGEAGEKGQSGDLLVRIRVRPHPKFHRDGFNIYSSHHLSIKQAVLGDKVEIETIDGLINLRIPEGTQGQTKFKLPGKGVTHLNSRGRGDQIVEVIVDIPKNLGRQQKKILEQLDI
- the tig gene encoding trigger factor, whose protein sequence is MIVNIAKQPKSQVEISVELTPAELLPYLKKAAEKISADKPVEGFRPGKAPYEVIIKKYGEMAVLSEAVDDIISKTYYQAIKDNNLTTIGQPQIDLEKMAPENPFSYKATVAILPQVKIGDLTKIKLKKEPIVITDEQVQKIIEEIRKMRGQEEKTAKVAEKGDLVKLDFDVFRDGVPINQGSAKNYPLTLGEDKFIPGFEANVIGLKAGEKKEFTLNFPEKYFEKSLAGKPAEFKIKINEVAKIILPEANDELAKMVSGGKFGTLEELKKNIKENLQLEEQAKQDRRLEIELLEEAVKLSEFDELPEILVHEEIHRMLHELEDSLSRQGLDLNNYLQSLKKTEEEMEREMEPQAVIRVKTAVLSREIYQQHKFEVTPDEVDKEIEELLKNYPPNPDVKKQLTSETYRDYLKNSLGNRKVMEYLKKIVIKD
- a CDS encoding nitroreductase family protein, with protein sequence MINAIKKRRAVRDYLNKSVGDDKIQELLNAAACAPSANALYPWELVIVEDHAVKEMLSKTTPWATFAKEAAVIIAVVGHKNESPEWIEDCSIVAEHLWLEATEQGLGACWIQIRNQGKADDNVKSILNIPGQHSVLCLMAIGVPAKTLTAHDTSAVDKDKFKFEKYK
- the ppsA gene encoding phosphoenolpyruvate synthase — protein: MQKNILWFKELTMKDVGKVGGKNASLGEMYRNLSGRGVTIPNGFAVTAQAYNKFLAGAKIKRAIYAELKGATDRNLAKKSATVKKMILTADLPQELKTEISQAYKKLSKQYGVANTDVAVRSSATAEDMPNASFAGQQESYLNIRGEQELYLAIKRCFASLFSERAISYRLDYKFKHEAVLLSVGVQKMVRSDLGSAGVMFTIDTESGNPNVILINAAYGLGEFVVKGTVNPDEYYIFKNTLAQGFKPIVSKQVGDKNKKLVYSDNPIRPTRSVAVPLLQQEKYVLTDEEILQLAKWAVVIEKHYKRPMDIEWALDGRTGKLYIVQARPETIASNKNPNLLEEYVMAGNGKLLFTGSSVGVKIGSGQARVIKKVSELNDFKAGEVLVADMTDPDWEPFMKSAAAIVTNEGGRTCHAAIVSRELGVPCVVGASVATKKIKTGQAVTVSCAEGEIGKVYAGLVPFKVRRTNLKHLSRPKTKIMMNVGNPYAALSFSFLPNDGVGLAREEFIIANYIKVHPLALLNYSKIKDQKAKAEIAEITVNYPKKPQFFVDKLAEGIGMIAAAFYPKDVIIRLSDFKSNEYATLIGGKQFEPEESNPMIGWRGASRYYAPQYEKAFVLECLAFKKAREEFGLKNIKIMVPFCRTVEEGKKVIKIMEKNGLKQGHNGLEIYVMCEIPSNVILAEEFAEIFDGFSIGSNDLTQLTLGVDRDSQLVADVYDENNEAVKRLLAIVIKVAKASGRKIGICGQAPSDYPDFARFLVGLGIDSISLNPDTVVKTTMAILKEEKKKKRRKKT